A window from Temnothorax longispinosus isolate EJ_2023e chromosome 1, Tlon_JGU_v1, whole genome shotgun sequence encodes these proteins:
- the LOC139812830 gene encoding rho-associated, coiled-coil containing protein kinase 2 isoform X1: MDAVCDEDRRRRLRALEEKIRDPRSVTNIDCLLDTVQALVTDCDHTSVKRMKNIEAYMNRYDSVAQEIYKMRMRTDDFTLIKVIGRGAFGEVQLVRHKSTQKVYAMKLLSKFEMIKRSDSAFFWEERDIMAHANSPWIVQLHFAFQDQKYLYMVMDYMPGGDLVNLMSNYEVPEKWAKFYCAEVVLALDAIHNMGFVHRDVKPDNMLLDRHGHLKLADFGTCMRMDVDGLVRSDTAVGTPDYISPEVLQSQGGEGVYGRECDWWSVGVFLYEMLFGDTPFFADSLVGTYSKIMDHRNSLYFPQNVEISHSAKNLICGFLTDRTKRLGRNGVDEIKSHPFFKNDQWTFDNLRECVPPVVPELSGDDDTSNFDDVDKEDGPEESFPVPKAFSGNHLPFIGFTYSGDYQLMVSYGKESVDGLENHVNNGTTDDVKISQLENLLERERRQVETMESRQKALNAQLDAMACREAELREEVGRADKELTLLRHNYKEAQRRVEHETETRRKAESLLVEVKKKFDEEQTRRARDVSNSQQTSERVTSLEKQIKEMQCKLERETETVVRLRKQATEITVARQASEQMANELQVARAQLQAQRDNLQQEVATLQGQLSKERSSRSQASLLTAELETRLSTLHLELERSHEKEEKATLDNRQLTERVSALEKEAASLTLELKAAQARYNQEVVAHQETERSRILSKEEANLEVVKGQKNGIFKAKLNEEKSGRQRAELLAQEKERQTSMLSVDYRQIQQRLQKLEGEHRQEMEKVKVLQGQVEQEQQKRNVLQTDLGQQTSEAGRLRAREQQLVGEVAQLREAKRQIDEELHHLKTQRNIDQLQTKELQEQLEAEAYFSTLYKTQTQELREELDEKMRLQQELEEERSSLVHQLQLSLARGDSEALARSIAEETVADLEKERTMKELEYKDGVTKHHQELSAKEQVINRLKENESEFKKSVDQALKEKEDLSKRYKELQDQLGKAQSNVEEIEKLSSKLKTEQLLKQQAVNKLAEIMNRKDLSSSGKNKNKASAADLRKKEKDCRRLQQELTQEREKYSQLSAKWQKDLQDMQAQLVEENQGKLRLQMELDSKDSEIETLQMKIASLNSETASVSSIENDDGEDSVLSEHGVMRLEGWLNVPNKQNIKRHGWKKQYVVVSSKKIIFYNSENDKLNADPVLILDLNKVFHVRSVTQGDVIRANAKDIPRIFQLLYAGEGEARRPGDEGNTLPGVDLPQLTDKPGTQSLKGHEFVSISYHMPTTCEVCSKQLWHMFRPSPALECRRCRIKVHKEHLDKKEDAIAPCKLHYDPNSARELLLLAANPEDQKYWVSRLSRRVQKCGYKANSHVDGTGQRVSPRESTRSTLKPYLTVQQRSATLPANASMGK, translated from the exons ATGGATGCGGTGTGCGACGAGGACAGGCGGAGACGCCTGCGGGCCTTGGAGGAGAAAATAAGGGATCCGAGAAGCGTCACAAATATCGACTGCTTGTTGGACACGGTTCAGGCCCTGGTAACAGATTGCGATCACACGAGCGTGAAAcgtatgaaaaatatagaagCTTATATGAATAGAT ATGACTCCGTAGCCCAagagatttataaaatgcgaATGCGCACGGACGATTTTACTTTGATAAAAGTAATCGGCCGCGGCGCGTTCGGAGAGGTGCAGCTGGTTAGACACAAATCTACGCAAAAAGTTTACGCTATGAAATTACTTAGTAAATTTGAAATG ATCAAGAGGTCGGATTCCGCATTTTTTTGGGAAGAGAGGGATATAATGGCTCACGCGAACTCCCCGTGGATAGTCCAGCTCCACTTTGCGTTCCAAGACCAGAAGTATCTCTACATGGTGATGGATTACATGCCGGGCGGGGATCTCGTCAACTTGATGTCGAATTACGAGGTGCCGGAGAAATGGGCAAAATTTTACTGTGCCGAGGTGGTGCTCGCGTTGGACGCGATACATAATATGGGTTTCGTTCATAGAGATGTGAAGCCGGACAACATGTTGCTCGACAGGCACGGTCATTTGAAGCTCGCCGACTTTGGCACGTGCATGAGGATGGATGTT GACGGTTTAGTGCGGTCCGATACCGCGGTCGGTACTCCCGATTACATATCTCCAGAGGTTCTGCAGTCTCAAGGTGGAGAAGGAGTATACGGTCGTGAATGCGACTGGTGGTCCGTGGGTGTCTTTCTGTACGAGATGTTGTTTGGCGATACACCGTTCTTCGCTGACTCTCTGGTCGGGACGTATTCGAAGATCATGGACCATAGGAATTCGCTATACTTTCCTCAAAACGTTGAGATATCTCACTCAGCGAAGAACTTGATATGCGGTTTCCTCACCGATAGGACGAAGCGCCTGGGTCGCAACGGCGTCGACGAAATCAAAAGCCATCCGTTTTTCAAGAATGATCAGTGGACCTTCGACAATCTGAGAGAATGCGTGCCGCCGGTGGTGCCCGAGCTTTCCGGTGATGACGACACCAGCAATTTCGACGATGTCGACAAGGAGGACGGGCCGGAGGAGAGTTTTCCAGTACCCAAAGCTTTTTCCGGGAATCATTTGCCCTTTATCGGGTTCACTTACTCAGGTGATTACCAGTTAATGGTTTCTTACGGCAAGGAATCTGTGGACGGTCTCGAGAATCATGTCAACAATGGTACTACTGACGATGTGAAGATCTCGCAGCTAGAGAATTTGCTGGAACGCGAGAGGCGGCAAGTAGAAACGATGGAGTCGAGGCAGAAAGCACTGAACGCGCAATTGGATGCGATGGCGTGTCGAGAGGCTGAGCTACGCGAGGAAGTTGGCAGGGCGGATAAGGAGCTGACATTGCTCAGGCACAACTATAAGGAGGCGCAACGCAGAGTGGAGCACGAGACGGAGACTCGTCGCAAGGCGGAGTCGCTGCTGGTGGAGGTGAAGAAAAAGTTTGACGAGGAGCAGACGAGACGGGCGCGAGATGTTAGCAATTCCCAGCAGACGTCCGAGCGAGTGACATCATTGGAGAAGCAAATCAAAGAGATGCAATGCAAATTGGAGAGAGAAACGGAAACTGTTGTGAGATTGCGCAAGCAAGCGACGGAGATTACCGTGGCGCGCCAAGCCTCCGAGCAAATGGCGAACGAGTTGCAAGTTGCCAGAGCTCAGCTGCAAGCGCAGCGTGATAACTTGCAGCAAGAAGTTGCCACTCTTCAG GGCCAACTTTCCAAGGAACGTAGTTCGAGATCGCAAGCGTCATTGTTGACGGCGGAATTGGAGACTCGTCTTTCTACCTTGCATCTCGAGTTAGAGCGCAGCCatgagaaagaggagaaggcGACTCTGGACAATAGGCAACTAACCGAAAGGGTTTCCGCGTTGGAGAAAGAAGCTGCTAGTTTAACTTTGGAACTGAAAGCCGCGCAAGCCAGGTACAATCAGGAAGTTGTGGCACATCAAGAAACGGAGCGTTCGCGCATTCTTTCCAAGGAGGAGGCCAATCTGGAAGTTGTTAAAG GGCAAAAGAATGGAATTTTCAAag CAAAACTGAACGAGGAGAAAAGTGGAAGACAACGTGCGGAATTACTTGCGCAGGAAAAGGAACGTCAGACGTCAATGCTCTCTGTCGATTACAGACAGATACAGCAACGATTGCAGAAATTAGAGGGTGAGCACAGGCAAGAGATGGAAAAAGTCAAGGTTCTGCAGGGTCAAGTTGAGCAGGAGCAACAGAAAAGAAACGTTCTGCAGACCGACTTAGGCCAGCAAACGTCCGAAGCTGGCAGGCTTCGCGCTCGCGAGCAACAATTGGTCGGAGAGGTTGCTCAGTTGAGAGAAGCTAAGCGGCAAATAGACGAGGAGTTACATCACTTGAAGACACAAAGAAACATCGATCAGCTACAGACAAAAGAATTGCAGGAGCAATTGGAAGCTGAAGCTTATTTCTCG ACTCTGTACAAAACACAGACGCAAGAGCTGCGCGAAGAGTTGGATGAGAAAATGAGATTGCAGCAGGAATTGGAAGAAGAACGTAGCTCTCTTGTGCATCAGCTGCAGTTGTCCTTGGCGCGCGGTGACAGCGAGGCTTTAGCCAGATCCATAGCCGAGGAGACTGTGGCGGACttggagaaagaaagaaccaTGAAAGAGCTGGAGTACAAAGATGGAGTAACCAAGCATCACCAGGAGCTGAGCGCGAAAGAACAGGTCATAAACAGACTTAAGGAGAATGAAAGTGAATTCAAGAAATCGGTCGATCAGGCTTTGAAGGAGAAGGAAGACTTGAGCAAGCGATATAAGGAATTGCAGGACCAACTCGGTAAAGCGCAGTCCAATGTGGAGGAAATTGAGAAGCTGAGCAGCAAGCTGAAGACCGAACAACTGTTGAAGCAGCAGGCGGTCAACAAGTTGGCCGAGATCATGAACCGGAAGGACCTTTCGTCAAGCGGGAAGAATAAGAATAAGGCGTCCGCCGCGGATTTgaggaagaaggagaaagattGCAGGCGCCTGCAGCAAGAACTCACTCAAGAGAGGGAGAAGTATTCTCAGCTGTCAGCTAAGTGGCAGAAGGATTTGCAGGATATGCAA GCGCAACTCGTGGAGGAAAATCAAGGGAAGCTGAGGCTGCAGATGGAACTCGACTCGAAGGACTCGGAGATAGAGACACTGCAGATGAAAATCGCGTCGCTCAACTCAGAAACTGCAAGTGTCTCGTCTATAGAGAACGACGATGGTGAGGACTCGGTCCTGTCCGAGCACGGTGTGATGAGATTAGAGGGCTGGTTAAATGTGCCAAATAAGCAGAACATTAAGCGGCACGGTTGGAAGAAGCAATACGTCGTTGTTTCCTCCAAGAAGATAATCTTCTACAATAGCGAAAACGACAAATTGAACGCCGACCCAGTCTTGATATTAGACTTGAATAAAGTCTTCCACGTTAGATCTGTTACTCAGGGTGATGTTATCCGAGCCAATGCCAAAGATATACCCAGAATATTTCAG TTACTCTATGCTGGTGAAGGTGAAGCGAGGCGGCCTGGTGACGAGGGGAATACACTGCCTGGAGTGGATTTACCACAGCTCACAGATAAACCCGGCACTCAGTCGCTGAAGGGCCACGAGTTCGTGTCGATATCTTATCACATGCCGACGACCTGCGAAGTTTGTTCGAAGCAACTCTGGCACATGTTCCGGCCTTCGCCGGCTCTCGAATGCCGAA GGTGCCGCATTAAGGTTCACAAGGAACATTTGGATAAGAAAGAAGATGCCATAGCCCCGTGCAAGCTACACTACGACCCGAACAGCGCCCGCGAGTTACTGCTGCTCGCGGCGAATCCCGAGGATCAGAAGTACTGGGTCTCGCGGCTGTCCAGGCGCGTCCAGAAATGCGGCTACAAGGCGAACTCGCATGTGGACGGCACGGGACAGCGCGTCTCGCCAAG GGAATCCACAAGGTCGACCTTGAAGCCATACTTAACGGTGCAACAACGATCAGCAACATTGCCAGCGAACGCCAGTATGGGCAAGTGA
- the LOC139812830 gene encoding rho-associated, coiled-coil containing protein kinase 2 isoform X2 — protein sequence MDAVCDEDRRRRLRALEEKIRDPRSVTNIDCLLDTVQALVTDCDHTSVKRMKNIEAYMNRYDSVAQEIYKMRMRTDDFTLIKVIGRGAFGEVQLVRHKSTQKVYAMKLLSKFEMIKRSDSAFFWEERDIMAHANSPWIVQLHFAFQDQKYLYMVMDYMPGGDLVNLMSNYEVPEKWAKFYCAEVVLALDAIHNMGFVHRDVKPDNMLLDRHGHLKLADFGTCMRMDVDGLVRSDTAVGTPDYISPEVLQSQGGEGVYGRECDWWSVGVFLYEMLFGDTPFFADSLVGTYSKIMDHRNSLYFPQNVEISHSAKNLICGFLTDRTKRLGRNGVDEIKSHPFFKNDQWTFDNLRECVPPVVPELSGDDDTSNFDDVDKEDGPEESFPVPKAFSGNHLPFIGFTYSGDYQLMVSYGKESVDGLENHVNNGTTDDVKISQLENLLERERRQVETMESRQKALNAQLDAMACREAELREEVGRADKELTLLRHNYKEAQRRVEHETETRRKAESLLVEVKKKFDEEQTRRARDVSNSQQTSERVTSLEKQIKEMQCKLERETETVVRLRKQATEITVARQASEQMANELQVARAQLQAQRDNLQQEVATLQGQLSKERSSRSQASLLTAELETRLSTLHLELERSHEKEEKATLDNRQLTERVSALEKEAASLTLELKAAQARYNQEVVAHQETERSRILSKEEANLEVVKALQAKLNEEKSGRQRAELLAQEKERQTSMLSVDYRQIQQRLQKLEGEHRQEMEKVKVLQGQVEQEQQKRNVLQTDLGQQTSEAGRLRAREQQLVGEVAQLREAKRQIDEELHHLKTQRNIDQLQTKELQEQLEAEAYFSTLYKTQTQELREELDEKMRLQQELEEERSSLVHQLQLSLARGDSEALARSIAEETVADLEKERTMKELEYKDGVTKHHQELSAKEQVINRLKENESEFKKSVDQALKEKEDLSKRYKELQDQLGKAQSNVEEIEKLSSKLKTEQLLKQQAVNKLAEIMNRKDLSSSGKNKNKASAADLRKKEKDCRRLQQELTQEREKYSQLSAKWQKDLQDMQAQLVEENQGKLRLQMELDSKDSEIETLQMKIASLNSETASVSSIENDDGEDSVLSEHGVMRLEGWLNVPNKQNIKRHGWKKQYVVVSSKKIIFYNSENDKLNADPVLILDLNKVFHVRSVTQGDVIRANAKDIPRIFQLLYAGEGEARRPGDEGNTLPGVDLPQLTDKPGTQSLKGHEFVSISYHMPTTCEVCSKQLWHMFRPSPALECRRCRIKVHKEHLDKKEDAIAPCKLHYDPNSARELLLLAANPEDQKYWVSRLSRRVQKCGYKANSHVDGTGQRVSPRESTRSTLKPYLTVQQRSATLPANASMGK from the exons ATGGATGCGGTGTGCGACGAGGACAGGCGGAGACGCCTGCGGGCCTTGGAGGAGAAAATAAGGGATCCGAGAAGCGTCACAAATATCGACTGCTTGTTGGACACGGTTCAGGCCCTGGTAACAGATTGCGATCACACGAGCGTGAAAcgtatgaaaaatatagaagCTTATATGAATAGAT ATGACTCCGTAGCCCAagagatttataaaatgcgaATGCGCACGGACGATTTTACTTTGATAAAAGTAATCGGCCGCGGCGCGTTCGGAGAGGTGCAGCTGGTTAGACACAAATCTACGCAAAAAGTTTACGCTATGAAATTACTTAGTAAATTTGAAATG ATCAAGAGGTCGGATTCCGCATTTTTTTGGGAAGAGAGGGATATAATGGCTCACGCGAACTCCCCGTGGATAGTCCAGCTCCACTTTGCGTTCCAAGACCAGAAGTATCTCTACATGGTGATGGATTACATGCCGGGCGGGGATCTCGTCAACTTGATGTCGAATTACGAGGTGCCGGAGAAATGGGCAAAATTTTACTGTGCCGAGGTGGTGCTCGCGTTGGACGCGATACATAATATGGGTTTCGTTCATAGAGATGTGAAGCCGGACAACATGTTGCTCGACAGGCACGGTCATTTGAAGCTCGCCGACTTTGGCACGTGCATGAGGATGGATGTT GACGGTTTAGTGCGGTCCGATACCGCGGTCGGTACTCCCGATTACATATCTCCAGAGGTTCTGCAGTCTCAAGGTGGAGAAGGAGTATACGGTCGTGAATGCGACTGGTGGTCCGTGGGTGTCTTTCTGTACGAGATGTTGTTTGGCGATACACCGTTCTTCGCTGACTCTCTGGTCGGGACGTATTCGAAGATCATGGACCATAGGAATTCGCTATACTTTCCTCAAAACGTTGAGATATCTCACTCAGCGAAGAACTTGATATGCGGTTTCCTCACCGATAGGACGAAGCGCCTGGGTCGCAACGGCGTCGACGAAATCAAAAGCCATCCGTTTTTCAAGAATGATCAGTGGACCTTCGACAATCTGAGAGAATGCGTGCCGCCGGTGGTGCCCGAGCTTTCCGGTGATGACGACACCAGCAATTTCGACGATGTCGACAAGGAGGACGGGCCGGAGGAGAGTTTTCCAGTACCCAAAGCTTTTTCCGGGAATCATTTGCCCTTTATCGGGTTCACTTACTCAGGTGATTACCAGTTAATGGTTTCTTACGGCAAGGAATCTGTGGACGGTCTCGAGAATCATGTCAACAATGGTACTACTGACGATGTGAAGATCTCGCAGCTAGAGAATTTGCTGGAACGCGAGAGGCGGCAAGTAGAAACGATGGAGTCGAGGCAGAAAGCACTGAACGCGCAATTGGATGCGATGGCGTGTCGAGAGGCTGAGCTACGCGAGGAAGTTGGCAGGGCGGATAAGGAGCTGACATTGCTCAGGCACAACTATAAGGAGGCGCAACGCAGAGTGGAGCACGAGACGGAGACTCGTCGCAAGGCGGAGTCGCTGCTGGTGGAGGTGAAGAAAAAGTTTGACGAGGAGCAGACGAGACGGGCGCGAGATGTTAGCAATTCCCAGCAGACGTCCGAGCGAGTGACATCATTGGAGAAGCAAATCAAAGAGATGCAATGCAAATTGGAGAGAGAAACGGAAACTGTTGTGAGATTGCGCAAGCAAGCGACGGAGATTACCGTGGCGCGCCAAGCCTCCGAGCAAATGGCGAACGAGTTGCAAGTTGCCAGAGCTCAGCTGCAAGCGCAGCGTGATAACTTGCAGCAAGAAGTTGCCACTCTTCAG GGCCAACTTTCCAAGGAACGTAGTTCGAGATCGCAAGCGTCATTGTTGACGGCGGAATTGGAGACTCGTCTTTCTACCTTGCATCTCGAGTTAGAGCGCAGCCatgagaaagaggagaaggcGACTCTGGACAATAGGCAACTAACCGAAAGGGTTTCCGCGTTGGAGAAAGAAGCTGCTAGTTTAACTTTGGAACTGAAAGCCGCGCAAGCCAGGTACAATCAGGAAGTTGTGGCACATCAAGAAACGGAGCGTTCGCGCATTCTTTCCAAGGAGGAGGCCAATCTGGAAGTTGTTAAAG ctCTACAAGCAAAACTGAACGAGGAGAAAAGTGGAAGACAACGTGCGGAATTACTTGCGCAGGAAAAGGAACGTCAGACGTCAATGCTCTCTGTCGATTACAGACAGATACAGCAACGATTGCAGAAATTAGAGGGTGAGCACAGGCAAGAGATGGAAAAAGTCAAGGTTCTGCAGGGTCAAGTTGAGCAGGAGCAACAGAAAAGAAACGTTCTGCAGACCGACTTAGGCCAGCAAACGTCCGAAGCTGGCAGGCTTCGCGCTCGCGAGCAACAATTGGTCGGAGAGGTTGCTCAGTTGAGAGAAGCTAAGCGGCAAATAGACGAGGAGTTACATCACTTGAAGACACAAAGAAACATCGATCAGCTACAGACAAAAGAATTGCAGGAGCAATTGGAAGCTGAAGCTTATTTCTCG ACTCTGTACAAAACACAGACGCAAGAGCTGCGCGAAGAGTTGGATGAGAAAATGAGATTGCAGCAGGAATTGGAAGAAGAACGTAGCTCTCTTGTGCATCAGCTGCAGTTGTCCTTGGCGCGCGGTGACAGCGAGGCTTTAGCCAGATCCATAGCCGAGGAGACTGTGGCGGACttggagaaagaaagaaccaTGAAAGAGCTGGAGTACAAAGATGGAGTAACCAAGCATCACCAGGAGCTGAGCGCGAAAGAACAGGTCATAAACAGACTTAAGGAGAATGAAAGTGAATTCAAGAAATCGGTCGATCAGGCTTTGAAGGAGAAGGAAGACTTGAGCAAGCGATATAAGGAATTGCAGGACCAACTCGGTAAAGCGCAGTCCAATGTGGAGGAAATTGAGAAGCTGAGCAGCAAGCTGAAGACCGAACAACTGTTGAAGCAGCAGGCGGTCAACAAGTTGGCCGAGATCATGAACCGGAAGGACCTTTCGTCAAGCGGGAAGAATAAGAATAAGGCGTCCGCCGCGGATTTgaggaagaaggagaaagattGCAGGCGCCTGCAGCAAGAACTCACTCAAGAGAGGGAGAAGTATTCTCAGCTGTCAGCTAAGTGGCAGAAGGATTTGCAGGATATGCAA GCGCAACTCGTGGAGGAAAATCAAGGGAAGCTGAGGCTGCAGATGGAACTCGACTCGAAGGACTCGGAGATAGAGACACTGCAGATGAAAATCGCGTCGCTCAACTCAGAAACTGCAAGTGTCTCGTCTATAGAGAACGACGATGGTGAGGACTCGGTCCTGTCCGAGCACGGTGTGATGAGATTAGAGGGCTGGTTAAATGTGCCAAATAAGCAGAACATTAAGCGGCACGGTTGGAAGAAGCAATACGTCGTTGTTTCCTCCAAGAAGATAATCTTCTACAATAGCGAAAACGACAAATTGAACGCCGACCCAGTCTTGATATTAGACTTGAATAAAGTCTTCCACGTTAGATCTGTTACTCAGGGTGATGTTATCCGAGCCAATGCCAAAGATATACCCAGAATATTTCAG TTACTCTATGCTGGTGAAGGTGAAGCGAGGCGGCCTGGTGACGAGGGGAATACACTGCCTGGAGTGGATTTACCACAGCTCACAGATAAACCCGGCACTCAGTCGCTGAAGGGCCACGAGTTCGTGTCGATATCTTATCACATGCCGACGACCTGCGAAGTTTGTTCGAAGCAACTCTGGCACATGTTCCGGCCTTCGCCGGCTCTCGAATGCCGAA GGTGCCGCATTAAGGTTCACAAGGAACATTTGGATAAGAAAGAAGATGCCATAGCCCCGTGCAAGCTACACTACGACCCGAACAGCGCCCGCGAGTTACTGCTGCTCGCGGCGAATCCCGAGGATCAGAAGTACTGGGTCTCGCGGCTGTCCAGGCGCGTCCAGAAATGCGGCTACAAGGCGAACTCGCATGTGGACGGCACGGGACAGCGCGTCTCGCCAAG GGAATCCACAAGGTCGACCTTGAAGCCATACTTAACGGTGCAACAACGATCAGCAACATTGCCAGCGAACGCCAGTATGGGCAAGTGA